The following are encoded together in the Desulfococcus multivorans genome:
- a CDS encoding 2-oxoacid:acceptor oxidoreductase family protein, with the protein MARKDIKRQEVIVTGFGGQGIVLAGRILGMAAALGDHRESTLVQSYGPESRGGACCAQVIISDAVIQYPYIEAPDILICMSQSAYEKYRTALKPSGRLLTDKDLVAPGGDRPEVFSIPATRMAEELGRKMMANIIMMGFATAVTGVVSLDAMKTAVTASVPKGTEEMNLAAFVKGFDYGASTLKGREKKKSGTAGRIGAVR; encoded by the coding sequence ATGGCGCGAAAAGACATCAAACGGCAGGAAGTTATCGTTACCGGATTCGGTGGGCAGGGCATCGTCCTGGCCGGCCGGATCCTCGGCATGGCCGCGGCCCTGGGGGACCACCGGGAAAGTACGCTGGTCCAGTCCTACGGCCCGGAATCCCGGGGCGGCGCCTGCTGCGCCCAGGTGATCATTTCCGACGCAGTCATCCAGTACCCCTATATCGAGGCGCCCGACATCCTCATCTGCATGTCCCAATCGGCCTACGAAAAATACCGCACCGCCCTCAAGCCCTCGGGCCGCCTCCTGACGGACAAGGATCTGGTCGCCCCGGGCGGCGACCGACCGGAAGTCTTTTCCATCCCCGCCACCCGTATGGCCGAGGAGCTGGGGCGAAAGATGATGGCCAATATCATCATGATGGGATTCGCCACGGCCGTCACCGGCGTGGTCTCTTTGGATGCCATGAAGACCGCCGTCACCGCTTCGGTCCCCAAGGGGACGGAAGAGATGAATTTGGCCGCCTTCGTCAAGGGGTTCGACTACGGCGCGTCAACCCTGAAAGGACGGGAGAAGAAAAAATCCGGCACCGCCGGCAGGATAGGAGCCGTTCGATGA
- a CDS encoding pre-peptidase C-terminal domain-containing protein yields MSDIKKICFDRILARDLHRAILFRNIEGTTRTRAISPIGKLWPNGSTLRVSFLGGTAQQHDVVKTFAPQWSRFANLNFDFGTAPDADIRIAFADDGAWSYLGTDAKGIHVSRPTMNYGWLDEAVVLHEFGHAIGLAHEHQNPEEGIKWNEEAVIRDLSGPPNYWDIATIRHNVLNKYAHDQINGTVFDPDAVMLYAFPREWTLDGFQTKENKTLSAMEKAFVAGEKMYPGRGSQPDAVELDVLEFEGTPASIGLPGEEDLFTFMVKSPGRYTIETEGETDLVMKLYGPDNRTNLIAEDDDSGKGYNPRIGADLIPGRYLVQIRHYNRTGGTGDYTIKVYK; encoded by the coding sequence ATGTCAGATATCAAAAAAATATGTTTTGATAGAATTCTCGCCAGGGACCTGCACCGCGCGATCCTCTTCCGAAATATCGAGGGAACCACGCGTACCCGGGCCATATCCCCCATCGGTAAGCTGTGGCCCAACGGATCGACCCTGCGCGTTTCGTTTCTGGGGGGCACCGCCCAACAGCACGACGTCGTCAAGACATTCGCGCCCCAGTGGTCCCGATTTGCCAACCTCAATTTCGACTTCGGCACTGCGCCGGACGCCGATATCCGGATCGCCTTCGCCGACGACGGCGCGTGGAGCTATCTGGGCACGGACGCCAAGGGTATTCACGTCAGCCGGCCGACCATGAATTACGGATGGCTGGACGAGGCCGTCGTACTGCACGAATTTGGCCACGCCATCGGACTGGCCCATGAACACCAGAACCCCGAAGAGGGCATCAAATGGAATGAAGAGGCCGTGATCCGCGACCTCTCGGGCCCGCCCAATTACTGGGATATTGCCACCATCCGCCACAATGTCCTCAATAAATATGCCCACGACCAGATCAACGGCACGGTGTTCGATCCCGATGCCGTCATGCTCTATGCCTTTCCCAGGGAATGGACCCTTGACGGCTTTCAGACCAAGGAGAACAAGACGCTGTCGGCAATGGAAAAGGCCTTCGTTGCCGGTGAAAAAATGTATCCCGGAAGGGGGTCCCAACCCGATGCGGTGGAACTGGACGTGCTGGAATTCGAGGGAACGCCGGCATCCATCGGTCTGCCGGGCGAGGAGGATCTCTTCACTTTCATGGTCAAATCCCCCGGCCGCTACACCATCGAGACCGAGGGGGAGACCGACCTGGTCATGAAGCTTTACGGTCCGGACAATCGGACCAACCTCATCGCCGAGGACGACGATTCCGGCAAGGGTTACAACCCGAGGATCGGTGCCGATCTTATTCCCGGAAGGTATCTCGTACAGATCCGGCATTACAATCGGACCGGCGGTACGGGCGACTACACGATCAAGGTTTACAAATAG
- a CDS encoding 2-oxoacid:acceptor oxidoreductase subunit alpha, with product MTSRVLTGEHFINGDIACAEGAIAAGCTFFGGYPITPATEVAEHISIRLPRVGGTFIQMEDEIAAMTSVLGGAWTGAKSMTATSGPGFSLMMETIGLAVVTETPCVVVNVQRAGPSTGLPTQGAQADMMQARWGSHGDYEIIAVAPASPQEMFDLTITAFNLSEAYRTPVFIMSDEIVGHMSERVVIPEAGKIRTVSRPRPAGRKDRFRLYRPGPNGVAPMPAIGDGYKIHVTGLTHDEKGYPVMSVETQKEMIERITGKIRNNIDDIVMTESYRLSDADIAVVSYGVSARTSFTAVDEARKRGIRAGMLRLVTVWPFPEKQIRALAQKVKGIITVEINMGQISREVERCAAGRVPTIGVGHHGGAIIPPEAVIDAMEKEVMR from the coding sequence ATGACATCCAGAGTCCTCACCGGAGAACATTTCATTAACGGAGACATCGCCTGCGCCGAAGGCGCCATTGCCGCGGGGTGCACTTTTTTCGGGGGCTATCCCATCACCCCGGCAACCGAGGTCGCGGAACATATTTCCATTCGGCTCCCCAGGGTAGGCGGCACCTTCATCCAGATGGAGGACGAGATTGCGGCCATGACCTCGGTGCTCGGCGGCGCCTGGACCGGCGCCAAATCCATGACCGCGACATCCGGTCCCGGCTTCAGCCTCATGATGGAGACCATTGGACTCGCCGTCGTGACCGAAACGCCCTGCGTGGTCGTGAACGTCCAGCGGGCCGGGCCCTCCACGGGCCTGCCCACCCAGGGCGCCCAGGCCGACATGATGCAGGCCCGGTGGGGATCCCACGGCGACTACGAGATCATCGCCGTCGCCCCCGCATCTCCCCAGGAGATGTTCGATCTGACCATCACCGCCTTCAACCTGAGCGAAGCCTACCGAACGCCGGTCTTCATCATGTCCGACGAGATCGTCGGACATATGAGCGAACGGGTCGTCATTCCCGAGGCCGGTAAGATCCGAACGGTGTCCCGGCCCAGACCCGCCGGCCGGAAGGACCGCTTCCGTCTCTACCGACCCGGACCCAACGGCGTCGCCCCCATGCCCGCCATCGGCGACGGCTACAAAATCCATGTTACGGGCCTGACCCACGATGAAAAGGGGTATCCGGTGATGTCCGTGGAGACCCAGAAGGAAATGATCGAACGGATCACGGGCAAGATCCGGAACAACATCGACGACATTGTCATGACCGAATCCTACCGGCTGTCGGACGCCGATATCGCCGTCGTCTCCTACGGCGTGTCCGCCCGCACCAGCTTCACCGCCGTGGACGAAGCACGGAAACGGGGCATCCGGGCCGGCATGCTTCGGCTCGTGACGGTGTGGCCGTTCCCCGAAAAACAGATCCGGGCTCTGGCCCAGAAAGTCAAGGGGATCATCACCGTCGAGATCAACATGGGCCAAATCAGCCGAGAGGTCGAGCGGTGCGCCGCCGGACGGGTGCCGACCATCGGCGTGGGCCATCACGGGGGCGCCATCATTCCCCCCGAAGCCGTCATCGACGCCATGGAGAAGGAGGTCATGCGATGA
- a CDS encoding hydrogenase iron-sulfur subunit, producing the protein MSDYKIILYLCNWAPHTAYHNLQDNGYQIPPEIKMVRVSCTGRITKALLLKAFEMGADGVALVGCGPGTCRYGTGTLNAVNNTEDTERILELAGIGGRRLRFATFLPDDTEPLRRFLAEFTADIKTMGKSPVVPMGKVPAETTEDPTSLADILKKHDAYACQDCGKCTSACPLALSGKPYSPRALVGAIAAAPPLSEAVIRDVWACLTCGLCHERCPSDVDFPEFIRDVRSWIHARQGDENQAHGGFFQSLMRTMTSPEISPGRWKDRPADLIADPEGKTLFFGGCAPYFDIFFRNHAGLDTSRTLFDAVRLLNFFDVHPRLLETERCCGHDLLWSGDRQNFLKLARLNTEMMNDLGIETLITACPECYRTLSLDYPRHGVKPAFTVMHLYEFLEREIDKGAVTFAPLEHRITYQDACRLNRLSGVGALPRKLIHRLMPTRFTEMKDSGAASICCGNCAWTGCDAYSKAFQVRRIRQAAATGSDLMVTSCPKCQIHLRCAMEDPFLGRELMMETADLTSVIARTIRWE; encoded by the coding sequence ATGAGCGACTATAAAATCATACTCTATCTGTGCAATTGGGCGCCCCACACCGCCTACCATAACCTTCAGGACAACGGCTACCAGATCCCGCCGGAAATCAAAATGGTTCGGGTCTCCTGCACCGGAAGAATCACCAAGGCCCTGCTCCTCAAAGCCTTTGAAATGGGCGCCGACGGCGTGGCTCTAGTGGGGTGTGGCCCGGGGACGTGCCGGTATGGCACCGGCACCCTAAACGCCGTGAACAACACCGAGGACACGGAGCGCATTCTGGAGCTCGCGGGGATCGGCGGCCGTCGGCTCCGTTTCGCCACTTTCCTGCCCGACGACACCGAGCCGCTAAGGCGCTTTCTTGCGGAATTCACGGCGGACATCAAGACCATGGGCAAGAGCCCCGTGGTGCCGATGGGAAAGGTCCCTGCCGAGACGACCGAGGACCCGACGTCATTGGCCGATATCCTGAAAAAGCACGACGCATACGCCTGCCAGGACTGCGGCAAATGCACCTCGGCCTGCCCCCTGGCCCTGAGCGGCAAGCCTTACTCCCCAAGGGCCCTGGTGGGCGCCATCGCCGCGGCGCCGCCCCTTTCGGAAGCGGTCATCCGGGACGTCTGGGCCTGCCTCACCTGCGGCCTCTGCCACGAACGCTGCCCTTCCGACGTCGATTTTCCCGAATTCATCCGGGATGTCCGCTCCTGGATCCACGCCCGACAGGGAGACGAAAACCAGGCCCACGGCGGGTTCTTTCAGTCCCTCATGCGGACCATGACCTCGCCGGAAATCTCGCCCGGACGGTGGAAAGACCGTCCAGCCGACCTCATTGCGGACCCCGAAGGAAAGACCCTCTTCTTCGGCGGTTGCGCCCCTTATTTCGACATTTTTTTCCGGAACCACGCCGGCCTCGACACCTCCCGGACTCTTTTCGACGCCGTCCGGCTTCTCAACTTTTTCGACGTTCACCCGAGACTCCTGGAAACCGAACGGTGCTGCGGCCACGATCTTCTCTGGTCCGGAGACCGGCAAAACTTTCTGAAACTGGCCCGGTTGAACACGGAGATGATGAACGACCTCGGCATCGAGACGCTCATCACCGCATGCCCCGAATGTTACCGCACCTTGTCACTGGACTACCCGCGCCACGGCGTCAAGCCGGCCTTCACGGTGATGCATCTCTACGAATTTCTGGAGCGGGAGATCGACAAGGGCGCCGTCACCTTCGCTCCCCTGGAGCACCGGATCACCTATCAGGATGCCTGCCGCCTGAACCGCCTGTCCGGCGTGGGTGCCTTGCCGCGCAAACTCATCCACCGCCTTATGCCGACCCGGTTTACGGAGATGAAGGACAGCGGCGCCGCATCCATCTGCTGCGGAAACTGCGCCTGGACCGGATGCGACGCCTACAGCAAGGCGTTTCAGGTCCGACGCATCCGGCAGGCCGCGGCCACCGGCAGCGACCTCATGGTCACCTCCTGTCCCAAGTGCCAGATTCATCTCCGGTGCGCCATGGAAGACCCTTTTCTGGGCCGGGAGCTCATGATGGAAACCGCCGATCTGACCAGCGTCATCGCCCGGACGATCCGCTGGGAATAG
- a CDS encoding 4Fe-4S dicluster domain-containing protein codes for MKYWRIPLDTDTVDITRGIVHILEDRCKGCGYCIAFCPREVLEFSKTFNAKGYHPPRVKNDDCLNCHYCELLCPEFAIFSSAAPPPSQPVPGPTE; via the coding sequence ATGAAATACTGGCGGATTCCCCTTGATACCGACACGGTGGACATCACCCGGGGCATTGTTCACATTCTGGAGGACCGGTGCAAGGGATGCGGCTATTGCATCGCGTTCTGTCCGAGAGAGGTCCTTGAATTTTCCAAGACCTTCAACGCCAAGGGATATCACCCGCCCAGGGTCAAGAACGACGACTGCCTGAATTGTCACTACTGTGAACTGCTCTGCCCCGAATTCGCCATCTTTTCGTCGGCAGCACCGCCGCCTTCACAGCCGGTCCCAGGTCCGACCGAATGA
- a CDS encoding FAD-dependent oxidoreductase yields the protein MKRPKDRLHKVVIIGANPSGIAAANKLGELGVPVTLVDRDANLDRKLANDAWRLNSGVPLNHAHRPGLIRILRNPAIQCLLPADVTGIRHTPQGFRVGIFRHQTFTNPDACVLCGRCAEACPVSTEDGRKAIVFDGRLSLPGRPVIDKRRTPLCRENCPLGVNAQGYVALAGAGKYAEALALIRERNILPGICGRICNHPCEDDCRRGTLDDPVAIRDIKRFLSDYGAAHPEETPAPRPAERRPEHFAVIGGGPAGIAAAAEFARAGCAATVFEREASAGGLLRYGIGPHRLPRHILDAELAVVRDMGVTFAAGHPVDLTDIQSMTASYSGVVVAVGSWKDRRLGIPGEDLDGISGCLEFLNRCHRGEMEPLRQRAVVIGDGNAAFDLARTLVRTGASVTLISWFGKDEIPADPEEIQGAVQEGVVIRDRCQVVAFLGKAGRLDRLSVKPTRPGKPDAGGVAWPVIVPGASAFEMAADRAFVAIGQIGAFEPGSSLGGLEITDRGLIRTDNGPRTSLSGVYAAGDAVSGPSTVVKAMASGRLAAITALSDICGVPVPSPTCARPSDRDFRDIPSNIPVHCRVPMSEVQPAARIGGFTEVALGLSEVQVREEADRCLQCGVCAECLECVRACGAVGAICHTDTGETFAEHAGAVIIADPDMAPAVKGDDIIRAYGPRSAKPDVYAMLMRGYAAAAQALLLLGDASWVRKGNGFSFTQPDPGLSPDIRIGVFICRCNDSLGWMDEMDRYIESLAAVPDVVHTGTLASACVPEGIAAVIKTVRDKGITRIVLGSCVCCPLNFVCSACTDQRSRLKHALFTATGISRSMVMVRNIRGEALSLLQKDPDEALKRLRGLIDRSVKRSRKLTAFPTPSRLYNFATAVIGRSEAAMTSAVTLADIGMDVFTFGSEAASAGDLPDHPNIHAFTGARVTRLSGNLGDFQLTVETEDGHVQQMQVGAVILGEKSRRHIRHIHQEGLPLRVTAVDMQSAGVTGVPFFYPGMTAVSGLFLADPPGIRISARRKGAAAAMLTAAAMPNSARQNKGFTVTVNEAACRGCGRCVDACAYQAVTLKRNDIGRYAVVDEAFCKGCGNCISVCPTNAADSPFRSQKFFEQTLAEILLP from the coding sequence ATGAAGCGCCCCAAAGACCGTCTGCACAAAGTTGTCATCATCGGCGCCAACCCCTCGGGGATCGCGGCCGCCAACAAGCTGGGAGAACTGGGCGTTCCGGTGACCCTGGTGGACCGGGACGCGAACCTCGACCGCAAGCTCGCCAACGACGCCTGGCGGCTCAACTCGGGGGTCCCTCTCAACCACGCGCACCGGCCCGGCCTCATCCGTATTTTGAGAAACCCGGCTATCCAGTGTCTCCTACCCGCCGATGTCACCGGCATTCGACATACCCCCCAGGGGTTCCGGGTCGGCATCTTCCGTCACCAGACCTTCACGAACCCCGACGCCTGCGTTCTCTGCGGTCGCTGCGCCGAAGCCTGTCCGGTGTCGACGGAGGACGGCCGCAAAGCGATCGTCTTCGACGGACGCCTGAGTCTCCCGGGCCGGCCGGTCATCGATAAGCGTCGGACACCCCTTTGCCGGGAAAACTGTCCTCTCGGCGTCAACGCCCAAGGGTACGTCGCTCTGGCCGGGGCCGGCAAATACGCCGAGGCGCTTGCCCTGATCCGGGAACGGAACATTCTCCCCGGCATCTGCGGCCGCATCTGCAACCACCCTTGCGAGGACGACTGCCGCCGGGGAACCCTGGACGATCCGGTCGCCATCCGCGACATCAAGCGTTTCCTCTCCGACTATGGCGCAGCCCACCCCGAAGAGACACCGGCCCCTCGTCCTGCTGAACGACGCCCCGAACATTTTGCGGTCATCGGGGGCGGTCCGGCGGGAATCGCGGCGGCGGCGGAATTCGCCCGAGCCGGATGCGCCGCGACCGTCTTCGAGCGCGAAGCGTCGGCCGGCGGTCTTCTCCGCTACGGCATCGGTCCTCACCGGCTTCCGCGGCACATCCTGGACGCCGAGCTTGCCGTCGTCCGCGACATGGGCGTCACGTTCGCCGCCGGCCATCCCGTGGACCTGACCGATATCCAGTCCATGACGGCATCCTACAGTGGTGTCGTGGTGGCCGTCGGATCCTGGAAGGACCGGCGACTGGGCATCCCGGGCGAGGACCTTGACGGCATATCGGGATGCCTCGAATTTCTCAACCGCTGCCACCGCGGAGAGATGGAACCCCTCCGGCAACGGGCCGTGGTCATCGGCGACGGTAACGCGGCCTTTGACCTGGCCCGGACCCTCGTCCGCACGGGCGCATCGGTCACCCTCATCTCCTGGTTCGGAAAGGACGAGATTCCCGCCGATCCCGAAGAAATCCAGGGCGCCGTTCAGGAAGGCGTCGTCATCCGGGATCGGTGCCAGGTTGTCGCATTTCTCGGCAAGGCGGGTCGTCTCGACCGCCTCAGCGTCAAACCCACGCGGCCGGGAAAACCCGACGCCGGCGGGGTGGCCTGGCCGGTCATCGTTCCCGGTGCCTCGGCGTTCGAGATGGCCGCGGACCGGGCTTTCGTCGCCATCGGGCAGATCGGGGCCTTTGAACCGGGATCATCCCTGGGCGGTCTGGAGATCACCGACCGGGGGTTGATTCGGACGGACAACGGCCCCCGGACCTCGCTTTCCGGCGTCTATGCCGCCGGAGACGCCGTTTCAGGCCCATCCACCGTCGTCAAGGCCATGGCCTCAGGTCGTCTGGCGGCGATCACGGCCCTCTCGGACATCTGCGGCGTTCCCGTGCCTTCGCCCACCTGTGCGCGGCCTTCGGACCGGGATTTCCGGGACATCCCCTCGAACATTCCCGTCCACTGCCGCGTTCCCATGTCCGAGGTCCAGCCTGCCGCCCGAATCGGCGGTTTCACCGAGGTGGCCCTGGGGCTCTCCGAGGTTCAGGTGCGTGAAGAGGCGGATCGCTGCCTTCAGTGCGGCGTCTGCGCCGAGTGCCTGGAATGTGTCAGGGCCTGCGGCGCCGTGGGGGCCATCTGCCACACAGACACCGGGGAGACCTTTGCGGAACACGCCGGTGCCGTGATCATCGCCGACCCGGACATGGCCCCGGCCGTCAAGGGCGACGACATCATCCGGGCTTACGGCCCCAGGTCCGCGAAGCCCGACGTCTACGCCATGCTGATGCGCGGATATGCGGCAGCCGCCCAGGCCCTCCTGCTGTTGGGCGACGCCTCCTGGGTGCGGAAAGGCAACGGGTTTTCGTTCACTCAGCCCGACCCCGGCCTCTCGCCCGATATCCGGATCGGCGTTTTCATTTGCCGGTGCAACGACTCTCTCGGGTGGATGGACGAGATGGACCGGTACATCGAATCACTGGCCGCGGTCCCGGACGTCGTGCACACCGGAACCCTGGCGTCGGCCTGCGTGCCCGAGGGGATTGCCGCCGTCATCAAGACCGTCCGGGACAAAGGCATCACGCGAATCGTTCTGGGATCGTGCGTCTGCTGCCCCCTCAATTTCGTCTGCAGCGCCTGCACGGATCAGCGGAGCCGCTTGAAGCACGCGCTGTTCACGGCGACGGGCATCAGCCGGTCCATGGTCATGGTCCGAAACATTCGGGGAGAAGCGCTGAGCCTGCTCCAGAAGGATCCGGACGAGGCCCTGAAGCGTCTCCGGGGCCTTATCGATCGGTCGGTGAAGCGCTCCCGCAAACTCACCGCCTTTCCGACCCCGAGCCGGCTCTACAACTTCGCCACGGCCGTCATCGGCCGGTCGGAGGCCGCCATGACCAGCGCCGTGACCCTTGCCGATATCGGCATGGACGTTTTCACCTTCGGATCGGAGGCGGCATCCGCGGGCGATCTGCCGGACCACCCCAACATCCACGCCTTCACCGGCGCTCGGGTGACGCGGCTGAGCGGCAATCTGGGTGATTTTCAGCTGACGGTGGAAACCGAAGACGGTCACGTTCAGCAGATGCAGGTGGGCGCCGTGATTCTGGGGGAAAAATCCCGGCGGCACATCCGGCACATCCACCAGGAAGGCCTCCCGTTGCGGGTCACGGCCGTGGACATGCAGTCTGCCGGTGTCACGGGCGTCCCCTTTTTCTACCCGGGCATGACCGCCGTTTCGGGGCTTTTCCTGGCCGACCCGCCCGGCATCCGCATCTCCGCCCGCCGGAAGGGTGCCGCCGCCGCCATGCTGACCGCCGCGGCCATGCCGAACAGCGCCCGGCAGAACAAAGGGTTTACCGTTACCGTGAACGAGGCCGCCTGCCGCGGCTGCGGGCGCTGCGTCGATGCCTGCGCCTACCAGGCCGTGACCCTGAAGCGGAACGATATCGGCCGCTACGCCGTGGTCGACGAGGCCTTTTGCAAAGGGTGCGGCAACTGCATCTCCGTTTGCCCCACCAATGCGGCGGACAGTCCCTTTCGAAGCCAGAAATTCTTCGAGCAGACCCTCGCGGAAATCCTGCTGCCGTAA
- a CDS encoding thiamine pyrophosphate-dependent enzyme, with protein sequence MIRSADPAVAPTVHPLEDLVRMDRIPHIWCPGCGTGSVFTACLTAIKQTGIPYDQFAMVSGIGCSGRGAGYINIDSFHTTHGRAIPFATGIKMANPKLNVIVFSGDGDLFAIGGNHFIHAARRNMDITVVCVNNLTYGMTGGQVAATTPHNARSSTTVMGNPETPFNLPLLAYAAGATYIARWSMLHARDLADAIAAALRRRGFSFIEALSPCPVNYGRRNREKAIDTLRHYQEKAIIKNGAHPAELDMSDARGPILGNFLDIEKPTHDEIYKRMYRPEEG encoded by the coding sequence ATGATCCGAAGCGCCGACCCCGCCGTCGCCCCGACGGTCCATCCCCTGGAGGATCTCGTCCGCATGGACCGGATCCCCCACATCTGGTGCCCCGGCTGCGGCACCGGCTCGGTCTTTACCGCCTGCCTCACGGCCATCAAGCAGACGGGGATCCCTTACGATCAGTTCGCCATGGTGTCGGGCATCGGCTGTTCGGGCCGCGGCGCGGGGTACATCAACATCGACTCGTTCCACACCACCCACGGTCGGGCCATCCCCTTTGCCACCGGCATCAAGATGGCCAACCCGAAACTGAATGTCATCGTCTTCTCGGGCGACGGCGATCTTTTCGCCATCGGCGGCAATCACTTCATACACGCCGCCCGGCGGAACATGGACATCACGGTGGTGTGCGTGAACAATCTGACTTACGGCATGACCGGCGGACAGGTTGCCGCCACCACCCCCCACAATGCCAGATCCTCCACCACCGTGATGGGCAATCCCGAAACGCCGTTCAATCTGCCGCTTCTGGCCTACGCCGCCGGCGCCACCTATATCGCCCGATGGTCGATGCTCCACGCACGGGATCTGGCCGACGCCATCGCGGCCGCCCTTCGGCGGCGAGGATTCTCCTTTATCGAGGCGCTGTCGCCCTGCCCCGTCAACTACGGCCGACGCAACCGGGAAAAAGCCATCGACACGCTCAGGCACTATCAGGAAAAAGCCATCATCAAAAACGGCGCTCATCCCGCCGAACTGGACATGAGCGACGCACGGGGGCCGATTCTCGGGAATTTTCTGGACATCGAGAAACCCACCCACGATGAGATCTATAAAAGGATGTACCGGCCGGAGGAGGGGTAA
- a CDS encoding ABC transporter ATP-binding protein, with the protein MKSSAAAAVIHAEKLTRTYTLGGARIIGIDAVDLDIPEGELVLLKGVSGSGKSTLLSLLAGLDRPTGGQLTVAGRDLIRASGPTLDDYRRRVVGMVFQSFNLMPTLNVLENVCLPALLAGRPDTAVQSRAVELLEWLGLGARLTHLPGQLSGGEMQRTAIARALINDPAVILADEPTGNLDTRNGAVVIELLAELSRSSKKTVVIATHGSQADKVATRRIRLRDGRIQ; encoded by the coding sequence ATGAAATCATCTGCCGCGGCCGCCGTGATTCATGCCGAGAAGCTGACCCGAACCTACACCTTGGGCGGAGCCCGGATTATCGGTATCGACGCCGTCGATCTGGATATCCCGGAAGGGGAACTGGTGCTGCTCAAAGGGGTGAGCGGTTCCGGAAAGAGCACGCTTCTGTCGCTTCTGGCGGGTCTTGACCGTCCCACCGGGGGACAACTCACCGTAGCGGGCCGCGACCTGATCCGGGCCTCGGGGCCTACCCTGGACGATTATCGTCGCCGTGTGGTGGGCATGGTGTTCCAGTCCTTCAATCTGATGCCGACCCTGAACGTCCTGGAAAACGTTTGTCTCCCGGCGCTTTTGGCCGGCCGTCCGGACACAGCCGTGCAAAGCCGGGCCGTCGAGCTCCTGGAATGGCTTGGCCTGGGCGCTCGCCTCACCCACCTTCCCGGTCAGCTTTCGGGCGGGGAGATGCAGCGGACGGCCATCGCCAGGGCGCTCATCAACGACCCTGCCGTGATCCTGGCCGACGAACCCACCGGCAATCTCGACACCCGGAACGGTGCCGTCGTCATCGAACTCCTGGCGGAGCTGAGCCGATCATCGAAAAAAACCGTTGTCATTGCCACCCACGGCAGCCAGGCCGACAAGGTCGCCACCCGGCGCATCCGCCTCAGGGACGGAAGAATCCAATGA
- a CDS encoding SH3 domain-containing protein, giving the protein MKKTIIVLTTVFFMAATPTIAGAGRGYHRYHGHGGYYHGDSDDVWVALGIGLLTGVVLSAIFTPPPPRTVVYSNTAPAYGYPAPYPVSGTVSVTVKALNVRSGPGLHLGVIGRVRQGEVLTVLGGSPGWLNVRTPYGAVGWVMSRYTAAPVG; this is encoded by the coding sequence ATGAAAAAGACCATCATCGTTCTGACCACGGTTTTCTTCATGGCCGCGACGCCGACGATTGCCGGCGCCGGCCGGGGGTATCACCGTTATCACGGACACGGCGGGTATTATCACGGAGATAGCGACGACGTCTGGGTGGCTCTGGGCATCGGTCTTCTGACCGGAGTCGTCCTTTCGGCCATTTTCACCCCGCCCCCGCCCCGAACCGTCGTCTACTCGAATACGGCGCCGGCGTATGGTTACCCTGCGCCCTACCCTGTTTCAGGCACCGTATCCGTCACCGTAAAGGCACTGAATGTCCGGAGCGGGCCGGGGCTTCATCTGGGTGTCATCGGACGCGTCCGACAAGGCGAAGTCCTCACGGTCCTTGGTGGTTCCCCCGGCTGGCTGAACGTCAGAACCCCATACGGCGCTGTGGGATGGGTCATGTCCCGATACACCGCCGCGCCCGTCGGCTGA